In Thermococcus camini, a genomic segment contains:
- a CDS encoding SDR family oxidoreductase — protein sequence MPVKIDLNGLGVIVTASSRGIGFNIAKELLKRNARVVISSRSEGNLKKALDELSSYGEVYSVRTNLFDQKDLENLVKKSWELLGEVDALVWNAGNVRCEPCLLHEASYTDWIEASALHTVAPGYLTTLLVQAWLERKRKGILVYLNSVSIKEPMPPLVLADVTRAGLVQLAKSVSRTYGKHGIRAYSILLGSFDTPGARENLKAVAESRGEPFEETWEREVLARTPLHRTGRWEELGSLVAFLLSEGAEYMLGSTVVIDGAMTRGIDI from the coding sequence ATGCCGGTGAAGATAGATCTGAACGGCCTCGGGGTCATAGTCACGGCATCATCGCGAGGCATAGGCTTCAACATTGCAAAGGAGCTGCTGAAGAGGAACGCAAGGGTCGTCATAAGCTCGCGGAGCGAGGGGAACCTAAAGAAAGCCCTGGATGAGCTTTCGAGCTACGGTGAGGTTTATTCCGTCAGGACAAACCTCTTCGACCAGAAAGACCTTGAGAACCTCGTCAAAAAAAGCTGGGAGCTTTTGGGTGAGGTTGATGCCCTCGTATGGAACGCGGGAAACGTCCGCTGTGAGCCGTGCCTCCTTCACGAGGCGAGCTACACAGACTGGATAGAAGCTTCTGCCCTCCACACGGTAGCCCCTGGTTATCTAACGACCCTCCTCGTTCAGGCGTGGCTCGAGAGAAAAAGGAAGGGCATTCTCGTTTACCTCAACTCAGTCTCGATAAAGGAGCCAATGCCGCCACTGGTTCTGGCGGATGTTACGAGAGCCGGCCTTGTTCAGTTAGCTAAGAGCGTTTCGAGAACCTACGGAAAGCACGGAATAAGGGCCTACTCCATCCTCCTTGGTAGCTTTGACACGCCGGGAGCGAGGGAGAACCTTAAGGCCGTTGCCGAGTCTAGGGGAGAACCCTTTGAGGAAACCTGGGAGCGGGAGGTTCTGGCCAGAACGCCCCTCCACAGGACTGGGAGGTGGGAAGAACTCGGCTCGCTCGTGGCTTTTCTCCTGAGCGAGGGAGCGGAATACATGCTCGGCTCGACGGTGGTCATAGACGGCGCGATGACGAGGGGGATAGACATTTAA
- a CDS encoding HD domain-containing protein, translating to MNGKIIHDGIHGSMKLTGLILDLVKTPEFQRLRNIRQLGLAYLVYPGANHSRFEHSLGAWSIARRLAAEVGLSKDESMLLQVGALLHDIGHGPFSHTFETIYKHYVKEHDHMRLGQDIVLGRVNITESENGGRIPEIIGDYGYDFEPADVANLILGKHEKRYLGQMLHGDVDVDQLDYLIRDAHYTGVAHGIIDLERLMKVLRIHDGELVVDEKGIEAVEGMMVARSLMYSRVYFHHTVKIAEGMLTRALEFALEEGHLWDFWKMTDCRVLVELEDLEGFPAEMVRRVKYRELYKAAVLANADELSTEEKRELLTAYRNVKRRQEIERALADAVGAREGEVILEFSIADLMLSEPRLKATEINVLLDNGDLQPLTKVTPLANALKRRQTPRWAVLIASPGEYVPKLRETWRKVLFS from the coding sequence ATGAATGGGAAAATTATTCACGACGGTATCCACGGCAGCATGAAGCTCACGGGACTCATCCTTGACCTCGTCAAAACCCCCGAGTTCCAGCGCCTCAGGAATATAAGACAGCTCGGCCTCGCGTACCTCGTTTACCCCGGTGCCAACCACAGCAGGTTCGAGCACTCCCTCGGCGCGTGGAGCATAGCCCGAAGACTCGCCGCGGAAGTTGGGCTGAGCAAGGATGAAAGCATGCTCCTCCAGGTTGGGGCCCTGCTCCATGACATCGGACACGGGCCTTTCAGCCACACGTTCGAGACCATATACAAGCACTACGTTAAAGAGCACGACCACATGCGGCTCGGACAGGATATAGTTCTCGGCAGGGTCAACATAACCGAGAGCGAGAACGGCGGCAGGATTCCCGAGATAATTGGAGATTACGGCTATGACTTCGAACCGGCGGACGTGGCCAACCTCATCCTCGGCAAACACGAAAAGCGTTATCTCGGCCAGATGCTGCACGGCGATGTTGACGTTGATCAGTTAGACTACCTCATCAGGGACGCGCACTACACCGGCGTCGCCCACGGCATAATCGACCTGGAGAGGCTCATGAAGGTTCTCAGGATTCACGACGGCGAGCTCGTTGTCGATGAGAAGGGCATCGAGGCAGTTGAGGGCATGATGGTCGCCCGCTCCCTCATGTACTCCCGCGTTTACTTCCACCACACCGTGAAGATAGCGGAGGGTATGCTTACTAGGGCCCTGGAGTTCGCCCTTGAGGAGGGCCACCTCTGGGACTTCTGGAAGATGACCGACTGCCGCGTTCTTGTGGAGCTTGAGGATCTCGAGGGCTTCCCCGCAGAGATGGTGCGGCGCGTGAAGTACAGGGAGCTTTACAAGGCCGCGGTTCTGGCAAACGCCGACGAACTGAGTACCGAGGAAAAGAGGGAGCTGCTGACGGCGTACAGGAACGTCAAAAGGAGGCAGGAGATAGAAAGGGCACTCGCCGATGCGGTTGGTGCCAGGGAAGGGGAAGTAATCCTGGAGTTCAGCATAGCGGACCTCATGCTCAGCGAGCCGAGGCTTAAGGCAACGGAGATAAACGTTCTCCTTGACAATGGCGACCTTCAACCACTGACAAAGGTTACTCCGCTCGCCAACGCCCTGAAAAGGCGCCAGACGCCGCGCTGGGCCGTCCTAATAGCGTCACCGGGAGAGTACGTACCCAAGCTGCGGGAGACCTGGAGAAAGGTGCTGTTCAGCTGA
- the tiaS gene encoding tRNA(Ile2) 2-agmatinylcytidine synthetase TiaS, whose translation MLLHIGIDDTDSPNGMCTTYLGALLYRELSSLAEPIDLPRLIRLNPNIPYKTRGNGAVAMTFEVEEELIPEIKDTVLFYVNQLADFTHENTNPGVVFLEGDIPEELREFSLKALREHVKIEDAERVAKDVGAEVFKFKLGRGIIGALASIGYPLERFTYELLAYREPENWGTPRKVDAKSVFAADRWSYPFTYDNVDPYKRSVLITPHGKDPVLVGIRGIDAGKVLQTFERVEFEEPVAFYQLYKTNQNTDDHLTPKKIGELKLYDSAVVRGRIASPYWERGRHVFFELKDETGRIRVAAFEPTKKFRNWVRKLLPGDEIIAAGGVKEHEGVLTLNLEKFYPVKLVSKIEYQKPKCPKCGGTMKSKGDYLKCKRCGYKMPKKLIPVEVPRELEMKIYEVPPDARKHLSRPLVLPGGEERILRLL comes from the coding sequence ATGCTCCTCCACATCGGAATCGACGACACCGACTCACCCAACGGCATGTGCACCACATACCTCGGTGCCCTCCTTTACAGGGAGCTTTCCAGTCTAGCGGAGCCCATAGACCTGCCGAGGCTTATCAGACTCAACCCGAACATCCCCTACAAAACGAGGGGAAACGGAGCGGTCGCGATGACCTTCGAGGTCGAGGAGGAGTTGATCCCAGAAATCAAAGATACCGTCCTTTTCTACGTAAACCAGCTGGCAGATTTCACCCACGAGAACACCAACCCGGGAGTTGTCTTCTTGGAGGGGGATATTCCAGAAGAGCTCCGCGAGTTTTCGCTTAAAGCTCTGAGGGAGCACGTTAAGATCGAAGATGCCGAAAGGGTCGCGAAAGATGTCGGGGCGGAGGTCTTCAAGTTCAAGCTCGGCAGGGGAATAATTGGCGCCTTAGCTTCAATCGGCTACCCGCTCGAACGCTTCACCTACGAGCTGTTGGCCTACCGCGAGCCCGAGAACTGGGGGACGCCGAGAAAGGTCGATGCGAAGAGTGTTTTCGCCGCCGACCGCTGGAGCTACCCCTTCACCTACGACAACGTTGACCCATACAAGAGGAGCGTCCTCATAACGCCACACGGCAAAGACCCCGTTCTCGTTGGAATCCGCGGGATTGATGCCGGGAAAGTCCTCCAGACCTTCGAGAGGGTTGAGTTCGAGGAGCCTGTCGCCTTTTACCAGCTCTACAAGACGAACCAGAACACCGACGACCACCTTACCCCAAAGAAAATCGGCGAGCTGAAGCTCTACGACAGCGCGGTAGTTAGGGGCAGGATTGCAAGCCCTTACTGGGAGCGCGGGAGGCACGTCTTCTTCGAGCTTAAAGATGAAACCGGTAGAATCCGTGTCGCGGCCTTCGAGCCGACGAAGAAGTTCCGGAACTGGGTCAGGAAGCTTTTGCCAGGAGATGAAATTATCGCAGCCGGCGGTGTTAAGGAGCACGAGGGCGTTCTGACGCTCAACCTCGAAAAGTTCTATCCGGTGAAGCTCGTCTCCAAAATCGAATATCAGAAGCCCAAGTGTCCAAAGTGCGGGGGAACGATGAAGAGCAAGGGCGACTATTTGAAGTGCAAGCGCTGCGGCTATAAGATGCCGAAGAAGCTCATTCCGGTTGAAGTCCCGCGCGAGCTGGAGATGAAAATCTACGAAGTGCCGCCAGACGCGAGGAAGCACCTGTCGAGGCCGCTGGTGCTGCCGGGTGGGGAGGAGAGGATTTTGAGACTTTTGTGA
- a CDS encoding deoxyhypusine synthase encodes MTEPKDIVLKESEEVEGLPIEGPWPDEVSSLEEVLDYYERIGFQAAHLGRAIEIWRKVEEKRAKGGEVRVFLGYTSNIISSGLRELIAWLVKEGKVDVIVTTAGGIEEDFIKALKPFVLGDWHVNDVLMREKGINRIGNIFVPNDRYIEFEKYMIPFFERVLEMERKRGKPLTASEFIHEMGRYMDEKLGKEKERSVIYWAYRRNVPIFCPAITDGSIGDMLYFFKEERGDRELVIDIANDIVKLNNLAVTAEETASIILGGSLPKHAIINANLFRGGTDYAIYITTAIPWDGSLSGAPPSEGVSWGKIRAKADYVEIWADATLVFPLLVWKVMRG; translated from the coding sequence ATGACCGAGCCGAAGGACATCGTGCTAAAGGAGAGCGAAGAGGTCGAGGGCCTTCCAATCGAGGGGCCCTGGCCCGACGAGGTTTCGAGCCTTGAGGAGGTTTTGGATTATTACGAGCGCATAGGCTTTCAGGCGGCGCACCTCGGAAGGGCGATAGAGATATGGCGGAAGGTAGAGGAGAAGCGCGCTAAGGGGGGTGAAGTCAGGGTCTTCCTCGGCTACACTTCCAACATAATCTCTTCCGGCTTAAGGGAGCTAATCGCGTGGCTCGTCAAGGAAGGCAAGGTAGACGTCATTGTAACTACCGCCGGCGGAATAGAAGAGGACTTCATAAAGGCCCTTAAGCCCTTTGTCCTCGGCGACTGGCATGTGAACGACGTCCTGATGCGCGAGAAGGGAATCAACAGAATCGGCAACATCTTCGTGCCCAATGACCGCTACATCGAGTTCGAGAAGTACATGATCCCCTTCTTCGAGCGGGTTCTTGAGATGGAAAGGAAGCGCGGTAAACCTCTGACGGCGAGCGAGTTTATCCACGAGATGGGTCGTTACATGGACGAGAAGCTGGGGAAGGAGAAGGAGCGCTCGGTAATCTACTGGGCCTACAGGCGGAACGTCCCGATATTCTGTCCCGCTATAACCGACGGCTCGATAGGGGACATGCTCTACTTCTTCAAGGAGGAGCGCGGTGACAGGGAGCTTGTCATAGACATCGCCAACGATATAGTCAAGCTCAACAACCTCGCGGTTACCGCCGAGGAGACCGCCTCGATAATTCTCGGAGGATCTCTACCCAAGCACGCGATTATCAACGCCAACCTCTTCAGGGGTGGAACGGACTACGCGATTTACATCACCACTGCCATCCCCTGGGACGGCTCTCTGAGCGGTGCTCCACCGAGCGAAGGTGTCAGCTGGGGCAAGATAAGGGCTAAGGCCGACTACGTTGAAATCTGGGCAGATGCAACGCTCGTCTTCCCGCTGCTGGTGTGGAAGGTGATGAGGGGATAG
- a CDS encoding isochorismatase family protein: MKEDYLTGEFIAEMGERYFRPSKWRKIRPFRKAAVLAIDLQAYFLRPESRAFLPSAPRFIPKLVEFYVEAERLGVPLIFTRHFHQNDIMTRWWGGDMPNNDPLNELLEEFKPFAGTVIEKKTYDAFHGTNLEGLLRGLGVETVIVTGVMTHLCCETTAREAFVRGFNVVFPVDGTLTQNRLFHEATLRNLSHGFAVTPLLKEVLEWLSSE; the protein is encoded by the coding sequence ATGAAGGAGGACTACCTAACCGGGGAATTCATAGCGGAGATGGGGGAGAGGTACTTCAGGCCGAGCAAATGGAGAAAGATTAGGCCGTTCCGGAAGGCGGCGGTTCTGGCGATAGACCTTCAGGCGTATTTCCTCAGGCCAGAGAGCAGGGCGTTCCTGCCCTCGGCGCCGCGCTTCATTCCGAAGCTGGTGGAGTTCTACGTGGAAGCGGAGAGGCTCGGCGTTCCGCTAATCTTCACCCGTCATTTCCACCAGAACGACATCATGACCCGCTGGTGGGGCGGAGACATGCCGAATAACGACCCGTTGAACGAACTTCTCGAAGAGTTCAAGCCCTTCGCCGGAACCGTCATTGAGAAGAAGACCTACGACGCCTTTCACGGCACTAACCTCGAGGGCCTGCTGAGGGGGCTTGGAGTCGAGACGGTCATCGTAACCGGCGTCATGACCCACCTCTGCTGTGAAACCACTGCCAGAGAGGCCTTCGTCAGGGGCTTCAACGTCGTCTTCCCCGTCGATGGGACGCTGACCCAGAACAGGCTCTTCCATGAGGCAACGCTCAGAAACCTCTCCCACGGCTTCGCGGTTACGCCCCTGTTAAAGGAGGTGCTTGAATGGCTCTCGTCGGAATAA
- a CDS encoding GNAT family N-acetyltransferase encodes MRPIILRGSLVSIGMLLKDDLRQVWLWYNDRDVRKYLSFPEEIFFYEDELEWYEALRREKKHEKVFAIMENSSRSLVGLVGLHRIDHHNGRAELGYFLAKRHWGHGYASEAVKLALEYAFEWLNLRKVYAHVFETNIASIRVLEKNGFTLAGRWKKHQYVPGEGFVDVLCYERFRENTENHSK; translated from the coding sequence ATGAGGCCGATCATACTCAGGGGAAGTCTCGTGTCGATAGGCATGCTTCTGAAGGACGACCTGCGGCAGGTCTGGCTCTGGTACAACGACCGCGACGTCAGGAAGTACCTCTCGTTCCCGGAGGAGATATTTTTCTACGAGGATGAGCTGGAGTGGTATGAGGCTCTGAGGCGGGAGAAGAAGCACGAAAAGGTATTTGCGATCATGGAGAACTCCTCGCGCTCCCTCGTTGGACTTGTGGGACTGCACAGGATAGACCACCACAACGGACGCGCCGAGCTGGGATACTTCCTGGCCAAAAGGCACTGGGGCCATGGCTATGCCAGCGAGGCCGTAAAGCTTGCCCTTGAATACGCCTTCGAGTGGCTCAACCTGCGGAAGGTCTATGCCCACGTCTTCGAGACAAACATCGCATCGATAAGGGTTCTTGAGAAGAACGGCTTCACCCTCGCCGGCCGCTGGAAGAAACACCAGTACGTCCCAGGGGAAGGCTTCGTTGATGTGCTCTGCTACGAGCGGTTCCGGGAGAACACCGAAAACCACTCCAAGTAG
- a CDS encoding transcriptional regulator produces the protein MDRERLIRTVEAILRGTGYKTARMEFKGSCFDIVASRLFLLLFIKVATNIDTVTGEQAEDLKRLARFFKASPLIVGLKTKNAELEEGVVYERFGIYALRPETLYDVLVENEMPAIFAERGGFYVRINGGLLRKLRERYGYSINELAQLLGISRKSLTNYERGEQAVSLEVAIRLEELFDEPLAEPIDVLHSTVEANLDVTPETPLEREIFDRLKELGLGVVKVKKAPFNAVSREDEFRILTGIDERKTRSTVKRAEMVAEVGRIINSDGVFILEKTRTEVVGEVPLIPKDSLDEVRDADELIDLIEELKKEIKKQLFG, from the coding sequence ATGGACAGGGAAAGGCTCATACGGACGGTTGAGGCGATACTAAGGGGCACGGGGTATAAAACGGCGCGTATGGAGTTTAAGGGCTCGTGCTTTGACATAGTGGCGAGCAGGTTATTCCTCCTGCTCTTCATAAAGGTGGCCACCAACATAGACACCGTCACCGGGGAGCAGGCGGAGGATCTAAAGAGGCTGGCCCGCTTCTTCAAGGCTTCGCCCCTGATCGTCGGCCTAAAGACGAAAAACGCCGAGCTTGAGGAGGGCGTCGTTTACGAGAGGTTTGGAATCTACGCCCTCAGACCCGAGACCCTCTACGATGTTCTTGTCGAGAACGAGATGCCGGCAATATTCGCCGAGCGCGGCGGCTTTTATGTGAGGATAAACGGCGGTCTGTTGAGGAAGCTGAGGGAGAGGTACGGGTACTCAATAAACGAGCTGGCGCAGCTCCTCGGCATCTCCAGGAAGAGCCTCACCAACTATGAGCGCGGTGAGCAGGCGGTCTCGCTTGAGGTCGCCATCCGCCTTGAGGAGCTCTTCGACGAGCCCCTTGCAGAGCCTATCGACGTTCTCCACTCGACCGTTGAGGCCAACCTCGACGTTACTCCTGAGACACCGCTTGAGAGGGAGATATTCGACCGCCTCAAGGAACTTGGCCTCGGCGTTGTCAAGGTCAAGAAGGCTCCCTTCAACGCCGTCTCTAGGGAGGACGAGTTCAGGATCCTGACGGGCATAGACGAGCGCAAGACCCGCTCCACAGTCAAGCGCGCCGAGATGGTGGCGGAGGTCGGCAGGATAATAAACAGCGACGGTGTCTTCATACTCGAGAAGACCAGGACCGAGGTCGTTGGAGAGGTTCCCCTTATACCGAAGGACAGCCTCGACGAGGTGAGGGACGCCGACGAACTCATAGACCTCATAGAGGAGCTGAAGAAGGAAATAAAGAAGCAGCTCTTCGGCTGA
- a CDS encoding NAD(P)/FAD-dependent oxidoreductase has translation MALVGIIGAGIGGIAAAVQLKRYGIGSVIFERGRIGGLIRNAYSVENTMFFPDGIKGEKVVEILEEYVRRYGLKILYEEVKAVRKTGELFEVETEEGTYRFKYLVVATGTRPRKLPFEGIVYHVSEVPRRHYGRVLIIGGGDVAFDYALTMSETSDEVIILMRSEPKALPYLQGLVKKRSNIRTLMGQVREIRPINGKGKLLARTSAGDFEVELVLGAIGRVPNIELVQDIEDDNLFLVGDVKNGIYRQTALAIADGIKTAMVIWRRERYGDTE, from the coding sequence ATGGCTCTCGTCGGAATAATCGGGGCGGGAATAGGGGGCATTGCAGCGGCCGTCCAGCTCAAGCGCTACGGGATAGGGAGCGTGATATTTGAGCGCGGCCGGATAGGTGGGCTCATAAGGAACGCCTACTCCGTGGAGAACACGATGTTCTTCCCAGACGGAATCAAGGGCGAGAAAGTCGTCGAAATCCTTGAGGAGTACGTGAGGAGGTATGGCCTGAAAATCCTCTACGAGGAAGTCAAGGCCGTGAGAAAGACCGGCGAGCTGTTTGAAGTCGAAACAGAGGAAGGAACTTACCGCTTCAAGTACCTCGTGGTTGCGACGGGGACGAGGCCGAGAAAGCTTCCCTTCGAGGGGATAGTCTACCACGTCTCTGAAGTCCCGAGGCGGCACTACGGAAGGGTTCTCATAATCGGCGGCGGCGATGTGGCCTTTGACTACGCGCTGACGATGAGCGAGACCAGCGACGAGGTAATAATCCTAATGAGGAGCGAGCCGAAGGCCTTGCCCTATCTCCAGGGGCTTGTGAAAAAGCGCTCAAACATCAGGACGCTGATGGGACAAGTTCGGGAAATAAGGCCCATAAACGGGAAGGGAAAGCTTTTAGCCAGAACGAGCGCTGGCGACTTTGAGGTAGAGTTAGTGCTCGGGGCCATCGGCAGGGTTCCAAACATCGAGCTGGTTCAGGACATCGAGGACGATAACCTTTTCCTGGTCGGGGACGTTAAGAACGGAATCTACAGGCAAACGGCCCTGGCCATAGCCGATGGAATCAAAACCGCGATGGTGATATGGAGGAGGGAGAGGTATGGAGATACTGAGTGA
- a CDS encoding PIN domain-containing protein yields the protein MRTYIDANIIYNFLFTTSLTPRARDILTSEDELVISPISINEAVYVSFRKLAKEKHGISNIYDVKRFVKTTDGLKLIETAFSMVLGLIGDAGIYILPDEDRAEIIKEVAAMYGLLPSDATILATCIKHGIPRIATFDSDFEGINAIEVIR from the coding sequence TTGAGGACATACATTGACGCCAACATCATCTACAACTTTCTTTTCACGACGTCCTTAACTCCAAGAGCGAGGGACATACTGACTTCAGAAGACGAGCTGGTCATTTCTCCGATTTCAATCAACGAAGCAGTTTACGTCTCTTTTAGGAAGCTCGCCAAAGAGAAACACGGAATTTCTAACATCTACGATGTAAAGCGATTCGTCAAGACTACAGATGGTTTAAAACTGATTGAAACGGCGTTTTCCATGGTCTTAGGTCTCATCGGGGATGCTGGGATTTATATCCTCCCCGATGAAGATAGAGCCGAAATAATAAAAGAGGTTGCCGCCATGTACGGCCTCCTGCCAAGCGATGCAACGATTCTCGCGACCTGCATAAAGCACGGCATTCCAAGGATAGCGACTTTTGATTCTGACTTTGAGGGCATTAACGCGATTGAGGTCATTAGATAG
- a CDS encoding alpha/beta hydrolase — MAGNGRIRLLVVLLAGMLILSAGCLNSGGATQTASGQSNESTAFQTSETIGSSQTTPVPTNSASTTETPSTEVPKRDNETTSTAAETYGVVKVTFIVSVPDYTPGNDAVYIAGDFNGWNPGDENYRLRKRDDGKWEITLEFKKGTRIEFKFTRGSWETVEKGRNGEEIPNRALVLEESGRYEFTVYHWRDYVEEVGVGMHTIVGNVTTFKMFMPQLKETRRIWIYLPPDYGKSDRRYPVLYMHDGQNLFDRATSFAGEWGVDEALEKLFRERNFSIIVVGIDNGGERRIDEYSPWRNEDYGRGGEGDAYVRFIVETLKPYIDSHYRTIPNETGIMGSSLGGLISIYAGFAYPETFRYVGAMSSAFWFNPEIYDFVRNAPEGPEKIYIDWGTLEGSDPAGMIETNRKMVNVLTEKGYVEGENLLVIEDEGATHNEYYWSRRFPDAVLWLFGG; from the coding sequence ATGGCTGGAAACGGTCGAATCCGACTCCTCGTTGTGCTGCTCGCGGGAATGCTCATCCTCTCCGCGGGATGTCTCAACAGCGGTGGAGCCACACAGACGGCCTCAGGACAGTCCAACGAGAGTACCGCTTTCCAGACCAGTGAGACGATCGGTTCTTCACAGACCACCCCAGTGCCAACGAACTCCGCTTCAACAACAGAAACACCAAGCACTGAAGTGCCCAAGAGGGACAATGAAACGACCTCCACCGCTGCGGAAACCTATGGGGTGGTCAAGGTCACGTTCATCGTCTCAGTCCCCGATTACACACCGGGAAATGACGCGGTTTATATCGCAGGTGACTTCAACGGCTGGAATCCGGGTGATGAAAACTACAGGCTCAGGAAGCGCGACGACGGGAAGTGGGAGATAACGCTGGAGTTCAAGAAAGGGACCAGGATCGAGTTCAAGTTCACCCGCGGCTCGTGGGAGACCGTTGAGAAGGGCAGAAACGGTGAGGAGATTCCGAACAGGGCCCTGGTGCTGGAGGAAAGCGGGAGGTACGAGTTCACGGTTTATCACTGGCGCGATTACGTGGAGGAAGTAGGGGTCGGCATGCACACGATAGTCGGGAACGTGACGACTTTCAAGATGTTCATGCCTCAGCTCAAGGAGACGAGGAGAATCTGGATATACTTGCCGCCAGATTACGGGAAGAGCGACAGAAGATACCCCGTCCTCTACATGCACGACGGCCAGAATCTCTTTGACCGGGCAACCTCCTTCGCCGGCGAATGGGGGGTGGACGAGGCCCTGGAGAAACTCTTCCGGGAGAGAAACTTCTCGATCATAGTTGTCGGCATAGACAACGGCGGCGAGAGGAGGATAGACGAGTACTCGCCGTGGAGGAACGAGGACTACGGAAGGGGCGGGGAGGGAGACGCCTACGTCCGCTTCATCGTCGAAACGCTTAAGCCCTACATCGACTCCCATTACAGAACCATCCCGAACGAGACGGGGATAATGGGCTCCTCCCTTGGAGGACTCATCTCGATCTACGCTGGCTTCGCATACCCGGAGACCTTCCGCTACGTTGGGGCCATGAGTTCAGCCTTCTGGTTCAACCCGGAGATCTACGACTTCGTGAGGAACGCCCCGGAGGGCCCGGAGAAAATCTACATCGACTGGGGGACCCTTGAGGGCAGTGACCCGGCCGGAATGATAGAGACCAACAGAAAGATGGTGAATGTACTGACGGAAAAGGGCTACGTGGAGGGCGAAAACCTTCTCGTCATCGAGGACGAAGGAGCCACACACAACGAGTACTACTGGTCGAGGCGCTTTCCGGACGCGGTGCTCTGGCTCTTCGGCGGTTGA
- a CDS encoding AMP-binding protein: MGLIVGRVDRSGVEDFRYTLEKALETTEFWKERFSGVNAEEITPKDLAELTDRVTIEPHDLYRTSEIWPDYIRDPKIFYTVMRTSGTTGRPKRVPYTRDDRMRSGRQLEPWIREYMDRGDRIASFFPPLPSSSGMFAFGGFEAINAKTAYYQVPIQYLLDREMLLRELQDIKPTSIFCLTATAYNLGLTLPESIKKDIQTIVVGGETLTPELARATLELFENAVIIDNFGSTEDAVTGYRVITRKKATKFNFGESIVVLKDSGDGYDDYKRIYITKVMRNGELTGLPLFNYDIGDLARIENGEVRNIIRIKDVVTLAGAKLHIDQVMEIVYDHPDLLDFVIIYHPLSPENPKPKATIRIAYGEKKPAGIEEEVRELLYEANNPVRYEVEESQQAELEIVAVPLEKLRADLPKRLGKTKRIYIVGKDL; the protein is encoded by the coding sequence ATGGGATTAATAGTTGGCAGGGTTGACAGGAGCGGGGTAGAAGATTTCAGGTACACACTGGAAAAGGCCCTGGAAACGACGGAATTCTGGAAAGAAAGGTTCTCGGGGGTGAACGCAGAGGAAATAACGCCCAAAGACCTGGCAGAATTGACCGACCGGGTGACCATCGAACCCCACGACCTGTACCGAACCTCCGAGATATGGCCCGACTACATCCGGGATCCCAAGATTTTCTATACCGTGATGAGGACCAGCGGGACCACTGGCCGTCCCAAGAGGGTGCCTTACACCCGGGACGACCGCATGAGGAGCGGGCGCCAGCTCGAGCCGTGGATACGGGAGTACATGGATAGAGGCGACAGAATCGCGTCGTTCTTCCCTCCGCTTCCCTCGTCATCCGGCATGTTTGCTTTTGGCGGGTTTGAGGCCATCAATGCAAAAACCGCCTACTATCAGGTGCCCATTCAGTACCTCCTGGACAGAGAGATGCTCCTGCGGGAGCTTCAGGACATAAAGCCAACCTCCATCTTCTGCCTCACAGCGACGGCGTACAACCTCGGCCTTACTCTGCCCGAGTCCATAAAGAAGGACATACAGACCATAGTCGTCGGCGGCGAAACCCTGACTCCCGAGCTCGCAAGGGCAACTCTGGAGCTGTTTGAGAACGCAGTGATAATAGATAACTTCGGTTCAACGGAGGATGCGGTAACCGGCTACCGCGTCATCACAAGGAAGAAGGCCACGAAGTTTAACTTTGGGGAATCCATAGTGGTCCTCAAGGACAGCGGGGACGGCTACGACGACTACAAGCGCATCTACATAACCAAGGTGATGAGGAACGGTGAACTCACCGGACTGCCGCTCTTCAACTACGACATTGGGGACCTGGCGAGGATCGAGAACGGTGAGGTCAGGAACATCATCCGCATCAAGGACGTCGTGACCCTCGCTGGAGCGAAGCTCCACATCGATCAGGTGATGGAGATAGTGTACGACCATCCGGACCTCCTTGATTTCGTGATAATATACCACCCGCTCTCGCCCGAAAACCCGAAACCAAAGGCAACGATACGCATCGCATACGGGGAGAAGAAGCCCGCGGGGATAGAGGAAGAAGTCAGGGAACTGCTCTATGAGGCCAACAATCCCGTCCGGTACGAGGTGGAAGAGTCCCAGCAGGCGGAACTGGAGATAGTGGCGGTTCCGCTGGAGAAGCTCAGGGCGGACCTCCCGAAGAGGCTCGGAAAAACCAAGAGGATATATATAGTGGGAAAAGACCTCTGA